One genomic segment of Falco peregrinus isolate bFalPer1 chromosome 7, bFalPer1.pri, whole genome shotgun sequence includes these proteins:
- the LOC114011926 gene encoding gallinacin-10-like: protein MRILYVLFAVLFLLLQAVSGSADPIFADTAECRSQGNFCRAGACPPTFTASGSCHGGLLKCCSK from the exons ATGAGGATCCTCTATGTGCTGTTTGctgttctcttcctcctcctccaggctgtTTCAG GTTCTGCAGATCCTATTTTTGCTGACACCGCAGAATGCAGGAGCCAGGGAAATTTCTGCCGTGCTGGGGCATGCCCACCCACCTTCACTGCCTCCGGGTCGTGCCACGGGGGGCTGCTGAAATGTTGTTCAAAGTAA